ctccctctctgccCTCGCCACCAACTCCTCTTCTTCCCTACCACGCTGACGCGGCGGCACTGGTTTCTTTCCGCCGTCCCGTCCTcgctcgctcgccctctctcggcccccctctctctctgtACATCGCAGGCGTACCGAAAATAACTCTGGTACTCTGGCAGTGGAGTGGTAAAATCTACTAAAGCGAGCGAGTGAGTGAACAGTGGAGGCGGCAGCGGCAGGGGTGGAGGTGGAGGTGAGGTGGTTCCCTCTCCGCCCGCCCGTCTCGGCAATTATTGCCACCTTTGGAGTTTGGAGTCCTCCAATAGGAGTCTCCTCCTGTGTTGTCTGCAACCACTGTCCTCACCTcacctccctcccccctccctcctCGCCCTCACCCTCTCTCTCCGCCCATCTCTAACTTTCTCTCATCGGGGTTGGTGCTGCTGCTAGCTCTTCTTCACTCTCCACTGTTGTCTTCCTTCTCCGCCCATCCATCCGTCCTCCGCCCTCGCTTTAAAGCTCAAACCGCCCCGGCAAGCAAGCTGGCAGTAGCACTAGACCAGTAGTAGCAGCTCACTTCCTCATCTCCTAcccctggtggtggtggtgggtggtCTGGCTCCTCCATACTTAATTGCATGCTCCTGCTTTGATCTCTCCGTCCGTCCTCCCGCTACCCGCATCCATCCATCGATCTCACTTTTCTCCCGTCCTCCCAAGCTCTTGCTTCCAATCAACTCCTCTTGCTGGTGCGTTGCTCACTGTACTctctccctcttcttcttcctgggCGAGGACCGAGGAGAGGGGTGGGCGGTTCTTGTCCGCGTACGGCCAGTAGAGGAGAGCCTTTTTAAGCCCCACCATTTCTTGATCGTCCGTCGGCGGGTCCGACCAGGAGAGGAATTCTCTGAACGTTCGTGCGTGCGGGCGTACGTGTGTATTTGGCATGGATTCTTGGGAGCACAAGATGCCTTCGTGGGACCTCGGCACGGTGGTCGCGCccagcggcggcgggggaggaggaggcggtggcggcggcgcgctgGACCTGAAGCTCGGCGCACCCACGAGCTGGAGGCCGGtcccagcggcggcggcggcggccgctgCGGTGGTATcggtgcagcagcagcagcatccgCCTTCCGCGGTGGCGGCGCCGGCGAAGCGGGCCCGGGCGGGGCAGGGGCAGCAGACGGTGCCGCCGTGCTCCGTGGAGGGGTGCACGGCCGACCTGTCCCGGTGCCGCGAGTACCACCGCCGGCACAAGGTCTGCGAGGCGCACTCCAAgacgcccgtcgtcgccgtcgccggccaGCAGCAGCGCTTCTGCCAGCAGTGCAGCAGGTACGCCCGTTCCCTTTTTCCATATCTCCGCCGTGCATTCCCTGCCGATTCATTCGTTCCCTCTGACATCCATCCGTGATCCACGCTCTCTAACTTCGTTCGTTGGCAGCAGCAACATCCTTACTACTGTTACTGTCGCACGAGACGAGAGTTGCCGTGGTTTGTTTCAACTCCGGCGAAAAGCTCGCCGTCGTTACTGTAGTCCCAGCTAGCTGGATTAGTTCGTTCGGCGGGCGAACAACAATTCGCTGTCAGCCGGAGCAGTTCACTGTCGCTTTGGCCATGATGGCTGGCTTGGCGCTAGCGATTAATCATCCGACGTGCACCTCACCGAAAACCTCTGTTTGCTGCCCCCATCTGTCTCCCACTCACCGTAAAAACTCACAGCAAAAGGAAACCCACTTTGAAAAACACACAAATCCATGTCAAAAAGCATGTTCACCATGGAAAACATCTGCACTCCTACCTGAAAATAAAAGTAGAACAAGAGAATTTAACCAAGACGGAGGGAGACTGATAAATTCCGGGCTGCGAGCGTCTGGTCCCGGACTGCGTCTGAACGAGACAAGCGCACACGCGCCACCATTAAGGTGCTGTGGCGCGGCCCGACCCAGCCCGTGCCCCCCCTGCCCTACAACGACCCGGCGCGCGCTCGCGCTGGCTGGAACTGGACCTTTCAGGTCGTCGTTCTCATGGCTGCCGCTCAATTCGTCCTCCCCAACGGCCGCGTCCCTGTCCTCCACCGCTCCCTGTCGCCGCCGCCCGTTGGCGCGACGCGCCGTGCCGCACGCTTTCCACATCCTCGGTGGTTTTCAAACAGAGAATTCCTCCCATATGCTTGTTCTAGAAGACAGGGACGAAGGATCTCAACGGTCAAGCATGATGTGGCCGTGTAATTAGGTTTTAGCAAGATTCTAGTCTAGCGTGATGGTTACGGGTGTAATTAAGCTCGTGCGGAGAGGAGCTTGGAAAATTGGGGCGTGTATCTCCATTTCCATGTGCTTGATTTGGCCTAGATCTGTGGCATGTGGTTCGAGCATTTGACCGGATCTATGTTCTTGTTTTTCTACAACTTTGTTGATggatttttttcatgaaaattttGGGTCTGTATCTTGAGAAATCCTTGTGACAGGAGGAAACTGCTGTTTGCAGGTTCCATTTGCTCGGGGAGTTCGACGAGGTGAAGAGGAGCTGCAGGAAGCGGCTCGACGGCCACAACCGGCGCCGCCGGAAGCCGCAGCCGGATCCCCTCAATCCTGCCGGCTTGTTCGCTAATCACCACGGTACTCCATCGATCCCTAATATTCCTACTAATAAATAGTAACACTTTTTACATCACGTGGAAATTAGGCACGCTGGCCTAGAAAGTACTGCCTCCGTAGcaaaatgtaagacgttttttatGCCATATGGAAAACCAAAAATCGTCCTACATTTTGGTATAAAGGGAGTAGATTGTAAGATACTAAGATCTAACAGCTGCAATGAGCAAGAAATTTGAGATTTTTGGCACTCCCATTTGTCGGGAACAAGAGGAAAAATGTGATCCATCATGTGCTCCTAGttaattttaattttattctGAACTCTATCCCTTTTCTGTTTATCTAGACCGTTTAGAGTGTTTCCCCTTTCAGTTGACTGCTAGCACTATCCAGAAAAACACTTCACACGTGCTTGCTGAGTAGCAGCACAAAGTTTACTTCTTTCCGAAAAGGATGGGAACAGGAGGCTTGACTATCAGTATGAACATCTTGCTGGTGTAGCAGACCAAGATAGGTTTACAGTCTTTGGCCGGCATTTCCAGGAACTTCCTGTGGGATCCAAAGCAAGAGAATAATATCTAGGCCTGAAGTTTCTTCTGAACTTTCTGCCCTGATACAGCCGTATCCATGTGAAAGCCAGTTAATGATGTCACAGTGAATTGAACACCTATGGCATGATGATACCACTGGCAGTCTACTAGTAGTAGCACTCCTATACCTGATACCTGTGAAGATTTTTACCGAAATTTACCATGTTACAATTGAGTAGCGGGGTGCATGCACATGGAATTTACAGCTTGTTTTTGTAATTTTggtcttttgtttttttctatcAGTGGTCGACATGGCTATTGTCATAGGTTTGCAACACTGACGGTTGAACTAACTGTTAGCTCCCATCATTGTCCGTGAACAGGAGTGACAAGATTCGCGTCGTACCCGCAAATCTTCTCCCCGACGTCCATGGCGGAGCCCAAGTGGCCCGGCGGCATCGCGGTGAAGACGGAGGCCGACGCGTTCCACGAGCAGTACTACTCCTTCAGCGGCGCCGCCTCCCTCTTCCACCACGGCAAGCCGGAGAGGAAGCACTTCCCCTTCCTgaccgacggcggcggcgaggccgCGTTCGGCTGCCAGCCGCCGGCCTTCACCATCACCCCTTCCTCggagagcagcagcaacagcagccgGCACAGCAACGGCAAGACCACCATGTTCGCCCACGACGGGGGCCCGGACCACAACTGTGCTCTCTCTCTTCTGTCAGACAGCCCGGCGCCGGCGCACATCATGGTCCCCGCGGAGCAGGCGCATCatctcggcggcggcggcgtgacgatacagtacggcggcggcggcaaggtgGCGCGGCTGTCCAGCAACGGCGACGTCTCGCTCACCGGGCTGTCTTACGTGAGCCTGGGAGACAAGGGCGCGCCCATGTTGCACGCGTCTAACAGATCACAGCACGCCGCCGCTACCGCTACCACTGCCGTCACTACCAGCACAGAGGCGGCTCCGGCGGCATCCCAGCTCCAGCAGCAGTACCATGGATACTACCACCACCAACACCAAGTGAGCGCTGATCAGGGGAACCACCCGGATGCAGGCGGGATGCATGCCCTACCCTTCTCGTCATGGTAGTCGTCT
The Aegilops tauschii subsp. strangulata cultivar AL8/78 chromosome 3, Aet v6.0, whole genome shotgun sequence genome window above contains:
- the LOC109764146 gene encoding squamosa promoter-binding-like protein 2 yields the protein MDSWEHKMPSWDLGTVVAPSGGGGGGGGGGGALDLKLGAPTSWRPVPAAAAAAAAVVSVQQQQHPPSAVAAPAKRARAGQGQQTVPPCSVEGCTADLSRCREYHRRHKVCEAHSKTPVVAVAGQQQRFCQQCSRFHLLGEFDEVKRSCRKRLDGHNRRRRKPQPDPLNPAGLFANHHGVTRFASYPQIFSPTSMAEPKWPGGIAVKTEADAFHEQYYSFSGAASLFHHGKPERKHFPFLTDGGGEAAFGCQPPAFTITPSSESSSNSSRHSNGKTTMFAHDGGPDHNCALSLLSDSPAPAHIMVPAEQAHHLGGGGVTIQYGGGGKVARLSSNGDVSLTGLSYVSLGDKGAPMLHASNRSQHAAATATTAVTTSTEAAPAASQLQQQYHGYYHHQHQVSADQGNHPDAGGMHALPFSSW